The Primulina eburnea isolate SZY01 chromosome 12, ASM2296580v1, whole genome shotgun sequence genome includes the window acacacacacacacacacaaaacaaTTTTTTTGGTCAAAAGTTGTCTAGAAGCTTCTTCCCAATTATTCAggaatttattttatgaaaattcacTTCACTTCACTTCACTTCACTATAGGAGTCAATCTGTTGGCTGTTGCAGGGTGGAGTTTTTATCCACTTGCAATCCCACATTTGGAATGATATTTGTCATAGTTGCGTGATTTGGTTTGTCTGAGTATGACTTTATGTGAATGTTAAAAGATTTCTGTTTTCATTTTTATTCCTTTACTGAAATTTGTTGAGAATCTTTGACCAAAAGTGGTGTGAGGGGGATTTGTCCCAAAAATCTAGCACTTTAGGGGGATTTGGTTGTGTTTCTTTATACCTTTTATGCTGCTTTTAGGCGAGATTTTAATTAATCGTCAAAATTAagttttatatatatgtgtgtgtgtgtgtgtgtgtgtgtgttatctGAAGAATTTGGTTGGACACTTCAAACATTTCTCTTGATGAGTTGAGCGTGAGATGGTGTCTAGCTTGGGGTTTAATTCTTTAGATGTTCTGTTCTCATTTTCTCTAATTACAGATACATTGGGATTCAAAATTGATTATGCTTAGGCAATTTTTTCCTAACATTCCAATGTTCTCCTTGATTATTTTTGCAGCTGGTAGTTCTCGAACTGTTCCTGCAGAAGATGTAGTTGATTTTGTTAGTGGGTTGCTTTCTGAATCCTCGTTTAAACCCTGTAGAAATGCTTTGAAGATGCCTGCTTTGATTTTGGACAAGAAGGAGATGCGGATGTCAAGGTTTATCACAAGTAATGGTCTGGTGGAAGATCCTTGTGCTGTTGAAAAAGAAAGGTTTATGATCAACACGTGGACACCTGCAGAGAGAGAGATCTTCATTGACAAGCTTGCCACCTTTGGGAAAGATTTCAGGAAGATTGCATCTTTTTTGGATCATAAGACAATAGCCGATTGTGTTGAGTTCTACTACAAGAACCACAAATCGGATAGCTTTGAGAAAGCTAGAAAGAAGCCTGAAGCTGTGAAACAATGCAAGTCCCAATCCACTAGATACTTGGTTGCTTCACGGAAAAGATGGAATCGTGAGTCAGTGGCAGCTTCCCTAGATATACTTGGTGAAGCTTCAGCAATTGCAGCTAATGCCGATGGCATTGAGAACCAGAAAGGCACATCTAGATTTTCTTTTGGTGCATCTAGTGCCTATAAAGCACCTAGGTCTTACGATGATCAAGCACAGAGATCAAACAGTCTGGATTTTTATGGGAATGAGAGAGAAGCGGTTGCTGCTGATGTTTTGGCTGGTATTTGTGGTTCTTTATCATCTGAGGCTATGAGTTCTTGCGTCACGAGTTCTTTTGACCCTGGGGATGGATATCAGGATTCAAGGTGTCAGAGAGTTGGCTTTTCAGTAAAGCGGTCTTTGAATCCCGAGATTACCCAGATTGTTGATGATGAGTGCTCGGATGAGAGCTGTGGGGAGATGGATCCTTCTGATTGGACTGATGTGGAGAAATCAATCTTTATGCAGGCTGTGTCATCTTATGGCAAAGATTTTGGAATGATATCACGTTGTGTCAGAACAAGATCCAGGGACCAGTGCAAGCTATTCTTTAGCAAGTCCCGGAAGTGTCTTGGTTTGGATATGATTCTGCCTGGATTTCATAATGCAGTTTCTGGTGACGTTAACGAAGGTGGTAGTGACATTGAAGATGCTAGTGTTGTGGAGACTGGCTCCATTATTTACAATGAGGGATCCGGGGGCAAGACAGAAGAGAATCTCCGGTCGCCCGGCTGGAAGTCAAGTCATGCATCTAATGTTAAATCGGGGACACCGAGTTTGAAGCCTGATTCCAAGAGGTGCGAGGAATTAAATGGGTTGAATTCCCCTGATCCCATGGATGCTGAACTTGGTGTGAATAGTTTGCTGTTGGATAATCCTCAATTGGATGATAAACCTTTTTCAGGTTTCAATGGACAGAATGGTGCGACTGATGTTACTGTGCCTGTGAAAGAAATTGGAATAATGGGTGTATCCTCTGTTGCAGAATCATTGCCAGGAGTTGAAGAGGCAGATGACAATGATCTACCTTATGGATCAACTAGGACTGAGAAAATGACTTTGACTCAGATTTCAGACCCGCATCGAGGGAAAGAGAATGAAGGGTCGGATCTTTTGTTAGCTGAAGATAAATCACCCTATCGGAAAGTTGAAGAAAAAGAAGCTGATTCCGCCGAAGTGAGTGGCACAGATTGGTCAGTGACTAAGATGAAGTCTGAGTCACAGCACACTGGGAGCGCCTCTCGTTCTTCTGTTGATGTGCATTCTTCCATGCAAGTTGATAATGTTTCTGGGTGCCAAAAGAAAGCTGATCTTCTAAGCACTACTGAAGACACATCTCACATCCACTCCGTCCCGCAGGATGGTCACTTGGCATCCTTGAGGTCGTCAACCTTGTTTTCTGTTCCGATTAAATATCAAAAGCTGTCCTATCATAATGCATTGCCATCTGTTGGTAATATTGGCGCCGACGATGACCATTGTGATTGCCAGTGGCAGCATATCTCCGGTCACTCATTGTCAGATCATGTTGAATCCTCTCAGATTCTCAGAGGATACCCAGTTTCTGTGCCAACGATGAATGAGGAGGTAAATGGGTGCGTGGGTTGCCAAAAAACAGTCCTGCCTCAAGATGCCTCTCTGCCAGATGGAAATTTACATACTGGCCATCATGCAGAGCGCTTGCTTAAAAAGTGTGATAGTTCAGGACATCATAATGTTGAGGTCACATCCAGTTCATGACCAGACCTGTGATCAGCCTAGACCCCAGCCCAGTTGCTCATCTAGCTTTGAAAAACCTTCCGGGAATGGTGATGTGAaattgtttggtaagattttagTATCCTCCCAACAGAAACAAAATTCTTGCGGACAACAAACTGATGACAATAATGGCCAGAACCACAAATCAGGTTCCCCCTTGTCGGGTCTGAAatttaataatgaacaaaatgtCAGCTTTGATTCCTCTGTGTCGAAGTTTGATCGTCATAACTATCTAGGTTCCGATAATATTCAGGCAAGAAATTTCAGCTTTTGGGATGGAAACGGGATGAAGGCAGGGCTCCCTCCTATACCCGACTCTACCCTTTTATTGTCGAAGTATCCAGCTGCGTTTAGTAATTATTCTATTCCTGCTGTGAAAACCGAGCATCCACCCTTGCATGGAATTGTTACGTGCAACGACCGCACTTTGAACGGTGTCTCTATTTATCCAGCTGAGGACCTATGTAGCAGCAATGGAATAGCAGATTATCTTAAGAATCAAGGTCAGAAGCCTTTCACAATAAATATGAAAAACCCACAAGCCACACTATTCCCTGAGATGCAAAGACAGAATGTTTTCCATATCATCCCTGGGATGCAGCAGCAGTCAAGGGGGCTTGCTGAAATGAACATTGGAAGAGGGGTTATTGTTGGCGGCCAGTGTTCCACCATCTCAGACCCCGTGGTCGCCATCAAAATGCACTATGCCAAAACTGAACGGTTCAATTTGCAAGCCGGAAACATCACCAAAGACGATGATACATGGAGAAGTAAAGGGGATGTAGGCAGGTAGTCGTAGCAGAGCTCGAACTCCCTCTGCGACAAAATCACATGTTTTTTGTCGCGCTGTATTATAGTTTTTGTGAACAGTTGCAGAATCCATTTTTTCTTATATAGTTTTGGTTAGAAGAACTCTAGATGTAAAATTTGAAAAGAGCATATATTTGTTGTATTAGATGGGAATACAGAAATAATCTGTCAAAAGTTTGGGGGAGAAACTGTGATTTTTGTGCTTTGGTGTTGTAATTTATGTCGACTTCCTAACGACCTGTGTTATTTGTGGGAAAATCTCCTCCCAATCAAAGAATATTGTGTGTTTATTTAGTCGATGTATTCCAGATTGTGTTACATTAGAGTAAATATTCTCTAAAATTTAATATTCCCAAATAGACCTTCATTATTGTGTATGTAATCCGCTTTGATCATCGTAGAGTTTTAGCTCAAAATCGTGATTTTTTTTCTGACACCGTCACGTCACTGATCTCTCTATTTCTCTCAATCAAGTAACCAGTTGTCCAGCAAATATGTCATAAGTGTCTGGTAATACAACGCTAAGGCCACCAAAGAGATCTCATAGAATAAGGGCAGCAATATGACGTCAACCGGTGAGCTACATAACATTCACTCAACATATAGGCCGAATGGGAACTTCCTCAAGTGGTCTATATATTTGTTGGCTCATTCTTGAAGGGAAAAGAGGTAAACTAAATCATCTACTTGGTACTGCCTAAATGAGGGAGGTCCTCGATTTCAAGCATGGGATGAAGACTGGATGGTGATGCCCCTGGTTATGGAACTCCATACTGCCTGAAATCAGTCACATCCATGTTCCTCACCACGGCAGATGACATATGGGAGACTCCGAAGCAAACATACTCCAAAGTCCGAGATGatgaaaaaatatatgaaatcaaGACAAATATTTCATCAACTGATGAACAAATAAGTTGGTCAATCGCATAATATTCCAATCTTCTACAAAGTTTGTGGCAAAAGATGTATCATTATCAGTGCATAGAAATGAAAATGCAGTGATGACTCAATATTTCTTAAAAGGTTTTTTGAAAAAGATCGAATTTATGACTTTCTGGTCGGAATAAATATTGTAAGAGTACAGATTCTTGGAAAATCAGATCTACCAACAGTAAATGAAACAATTGCATTTGTTCGAGTAAAAGAAGGAAGAAGGGGTATTATGATAGAAACCAATTCAGGCCTTGCAACCACAAAAGAGAGGAACTTTGAACCTCCTGATTTTTCATTGAAATCGGGCAGTAAAAATTCCATGTGGTGCCCTCACTCACTGTAAGAGGGGGAGGACAAATGCTGGAAAATCCAAGGCCGGCCACCAAGATCAAATAAAAATTGGACAGACAAATGTGGACATTCAAAGAGACAAAGAAAGACATATACAACTTCCAGCGATCAACAAGTTGGAGAAAATAACCCTCAAGGATCACCCATTGATTCTAATTGCAGTGCTGTTTTCGATGGTTCTCATTGTGCTTTCCAGGAACAAGGCACGGGAAGGATGATTGGACATGCTAGAAAAAAGAACGGTCTTTTCTATCTTGAAGATTCAAGTGTTTGAGATAGAGTTACGAACCCCTCTCCATTCTCATTAGTTTCAGAGTCCTCTAAATTCAATAAAGACCAGATTTGGCTCCACACCTTCGCCTTGGTCACCAATCGTAGAGCCCTCGGGATTATGTTACATTTACTGTTCGAAGATTCGGATATTGATAATTTTACATGTGATGTTTGTGAATTATCAAAGTAAAAACGTGCCCAACTCccgacaagaaataaaagaaccACTGTTCCATTTAATCTCATCCATAATCATGTTTGGGGACCTTGTACTATTCCGAACATATCTGGGGCTCGATGATTTATTTTCTTCGTTGATTATTGTACACGTGTAACTTCGATTTTCCTTTCGAAACACAAATATGTGGTCATCACCATTTTTCACATCTTTTAAATAGGAAAATCAAAAGATTGTCGTCTGACAATGATAGTGACTATTTTAATCAAGTTTAAGACCATATTTTTCCAAAGAAAAAGCTTAATACATTAATCATCTTGCGTTAATACACCCCGACAAAATGGGGTGGCTGAGCCTAAGAATGAAAACATTCTGACAGTCACCAAAGCCTTGTTTCAAAAAAATGTTCCTAAACAATTTGGGGAGATGTCTTAGCAGCAGCTCATATCATTAACAAATCAGCTGCCAAAGTTCTTGATTTTCTAAGTCACATGCACATCTTGCTGAAGTTTTTTTCCAGAATTTAATGTTTCTTGCAATCTTGCTTCAAttttttttggttgttttgCTTTTGTCCATGTTCACTCTCATATTGTGGCTGAAAATTGTTAGTAAAGCCTGAAAATTCCATGGAAATGCCCGATCAAACTTTAATGTGACAACAAATCAGATATTAATATCGCTCATAATCCGATACAACATGACCATACAAAGCACGTTGAAGTGGACAAACACTTCACAAAAGAAAAGCTGGATAGTGGACTGATTTTCATTCCTTTCATTCCGAAGGAGTAACTTGCAGACATACTCACCGAAAGATTGATTGTGACCATTTTCCAGAGACTGATATACAAGCTTGCAATGAACGACATTCATTCCCCAGCTTGAGGTAGAGTGTTGGAAAACCTCCTCCCAATCAAAGATTGTTTTTTTGTAATTTAGCAATGTATTTTCAGATTTTGTGTGATTCAGATTACAGTAAATATTCTCTATGATTTAATATTCTTTAATTAGATCTTGATTATTATGTATATAAACAGCTGTAACGATATTAAGATACACGAGTTATGTTTTTCTGTCTGAACTTTTGTCATTATTGTATCGGTTGTAAGCGAATTGGAGTAGGGAAacatttgtgtgagacggtctcatggatcgtattttgtgagacagatctcttatttggtcatccatgaaaaaatattactttttaggctaagagtattactttttattgtgactaTCGGTAGGGTTGGTTCGtgtcacagataaatattcgtgagactgtctcacaaaagacctgtTCAATTGAGTGAGCAAAGAGTACTTAAAAGCATGTAAAGCACTTCACAGTTGTTCAAATCTTCTGttcccttttctttttctttttttttttcctttttcttgaaGTTTTCCTGTGTATTTATCACTTGAGTTTAAGTTAAATGAtagtttcttttagattttatggatgattcttttggaaaaatatcaaatttctctttatttatttttcaaattttaggtATTGTCAGCTCATCTCATTATCTTAATTTTCCTTTGTCAAAAATGTTTGATCTATCTTATCAAATCATGCATTTACTCAGATGGTTTGGTTAACATGGAACAATATTTgactttaaaaacaaaaatgcaATGCTTTTACATGTTACCAACAAGAATTTTTATGTTCTAAAAATTTTCATCAGAGGagtaatatttaaatttcatttttgTTAAATACATTTCATTTTTaacttttatgttaaaaattgcTAATGTTGCCCTTTAATtgatttgttttaattttagtaaattctttaataattatataaaaatttataattaaatttgttgataaattaaattttaaaaatatacatgacacaaatattaaaaaataaatttttcttggcAAAGTTTCCATCAGCCTAGTGGCAAGGGTGATGTCCAGTTGTGTTCAATTGTGTGGGTAGTAGTTGAGTTAGATAAGATGTTCTCCTACCcctattaaatataaaaatacctTTTTAAAACGACAATAATATATACTAAAACAGTACTtaaaaattgttattttaaaatacaaattatttatcaagtttAGAGTTGATAAATTTGTGTATtacattttcaaaataaaaaaataaaccaTTAATATTTAGTGATTATCTACCTAACAAAAGTAGAGTTCAACTAATATCTTTAGTTTATCTTATAAAAACTTATGTTGTTAATCAAttgattatatataattatactaataataataataataatataacatCGAACTTTTGTCATTTCACTAAAAACTATAGCTCCATGGAGaaactcaaaatttttaaatcgtACAACATCTTAAGCATCACATTTCCATTGTTCTGTTGATAGGGAAATTATCCCACTCAACTATCTTTCTCACAATAATTGTCGTCGTaataatcaatgagaatcaGAATTCGTGACATTAGCTTTAATATCAATTGTACGACCAAATGCATTTCGCTTTATCAAAAGATATAATTTGTGATAACAttacaactcaaatcttttaaatcataCATCAGCTCAAGCATCACGTTTCGATTGATATACTCCTCATAGACAATTATTGTACTCAACAGATAACatctttataaagtttaattTACTTTGTATTTATATcaaacttaaataaaattttggtaaatcaaaaattttaaaacctcaattattttatttattctcgtgaaaaaaaatcatccaatattttttattcataataaaacttgggataaatattttaatatcaaaataatttttctttgttattttatatatatgataaattattatgaaaaactttttaaattattaaaattttagttGTCGAGTgtcgacaaaaaaaaaaaaattgtattcgAGTTTTCTTAAAAGTAAATTAAGATTTTAGCATATAAGGGAAGATACTATGCtactaataaattaattagtttAGCTGGAGTGTAATATCACAATTACCGGGTGTAAATAACATTCAACTTAATAAAAGTAATAACTacactttataatatatatataaatataaattatataagtTAATTGTATTTTGTATTTATTATATGCTTTGGATATATTTATATGACACCTAAATGTATTACTCAAAAATTCTGAAATTGTTGTCTTAGAATCGAACTTGTAGTTTCTTATTATTTAGATATATTTATTTTCGTTGTACTTTTTTCCTCAAGATAAGCACGTCTTGGTTCACGGTCCCCGGAAATTGCAGGTGAAAGAACAAATGCTTAGATATTAGTATCCACATTGCACAGCATACAGACTTGTCTGTGACGAAACGGTAGACCGATCTCTTGTCAAAAAGTTTTCATGGGCCAAGAGCCATAATATGAATCTGTGTTTTGGTAGCAATAAACGATCGACTGATTAGTGGTTTCCAAGGCCATTTACCGACTGAATTTGCAAACCATGCATACGCAAGAGATAAACCATTCTTATTACCATAACTAACATAAAACACTACATAAATATGTCAGATGTGTAATGTGTAATTGAATCTCATGATTTAAGTtttctaaaacaacaaaaatatattgtAGGACCGAATGTTtactgttttaccaaaagctataacttgtggtaatggtgcaactcaaatcttttaaaccacacagcagctcaagcaccacggttcgatcgctctactaaGCATAAACAATTATTACATCCAACATATATTTGAATAAATTTGAAATCCGAATACAATTCGTTTTCGTGCATTATCACACGTGATTTAGATAATTCTtataatcataatttttctttGATTTTTACAATCATGTTGTGgtccataaaaacaaaaatacaaaaacaaTTTTTCTAGAAAGCAAAAACCAAAATTGCCCTAGTCCTTTTTACACGTTTGttatcaattattattttcactgATTATCCCCAGAAAGAtccaaattttatatatttgtttaaAATAGCTCTTTCCTATACATTGAAATACAtaagaaataattatttttaagaaaaaaattatccccaatttttattttattgcataatTTCTTCGACAGTTCTAACATGCATACATGAACTGGCTCTATCCTATGTCTAACATTGTTTTTCCTTGGCCTAAAAAATATTTGCAattaatcattttttaaaaaaaacagcaAAATTCTGGAAATTAAAAAAGATGATAAAATCAAAAATCTAAaggaaaaatacaaaaatgtaATAAAATCTTCAGAACATATATAAACCAAGTAGATTCTTAAATAGACCACCCATAAATTCTGTGTCATGCAAAATTTTTGTATTGTCGGTACAATATAGACACGTGAAAATAGTGGTTAGACAGAAtagatcttttgtgagacggtctcacgaatctttatttgtgagatggatcaatcttactgatattcacaataaaaaataatattcttagcataaaaagtaatattttttcatgaataacccaaataagacaTAAATCTCATAAAATAAGATccgtaagatcgtctcacacaaatttttaacgGTCAGCCAAATGGTCATATCACTCATACGTCCAATTTGTCGATTATATCTCGTGATTTAGTACCATTGCGGTATGTTCCATCCAAATGCCATAAATTCTCCGTATAATTATGGCAGACAATTTGTTCATTTTGGCCCTTTTAATCAAATTCATTCGTTGCCGTGTGTTTTCCCCTGTTTCAATTTTAACCAAACAAAGAAACACGTGGTTTTTTGATTCTGAGTATTTTTTTATGGGATTATTttacgaatttttatatgtgatacGAGTTAATCATGATTATATTtacgataaaaaataatacttttggcatattttttaatgggtgaccaaattaaaaaattgtatctcacaaaattgacatataaaaccgtctcacaaaaaattttatttttgattttttttttatggttttttatttttcatttttaataatGGATACGCGTGATAAATTTATATCAGTGATGTACATATTGCACCTAATACATATCCAATTCGTCAATTTGTGTGATATATTTAATAACGTCAAGCATGCATGTTCACGTTTTGGTTTATGCTATaacgttttaaaatattatattcaataataataataataataataataataataatttgatatatgaattattggTGGATGATGTACATATTAAAGTAGGTATctcgtaagacggtctcactaATCTTTATCTGTTAGACGAGTCAAtcttactgatattcacaataaaaagtacaacccttatcataaaaagtaatatttttttatggatgacccaataagagatctgtctcataaaatacgacttgtgagaccgtctcacataagctTTTATCATTATCATAATGGGTTAGTTGATACATAtagaatataaatttaattctGAATTATGTTCCGcccaaattaaaatatttaaattaacgCATGTATTAATTTATTAGGATAGGATTTGTCATAAATCATAATCATTGATGGCTCAAATTAATTATTCGTGACACATGCGATTAGTGTtctgtaaaaaaataattattaaaaaatgaaGTCGTTTTTTTCCATCGaagttattaatttttaaaattgacaGATACGAGGgggaaaaaataaagaaaattgtgGTAAATGTATTGGATGATTGTTAGTTTGATATATGCTAAGTCAAAAAATGAAATTCGTCTCGAGTTCGGGTAATAAGATGTTTCTCTTATAGCATTATCTCAAAGTGTATCTAAAAATGAACATATCAATACATGTCGAGTCTATTGAAAAATAAATCGACAAAACATGTATTGTTAGTTGTCTTATATCGATTGGATAAAATAcctgagagttgtatatatgatcTTAGACAatccttgagctagcttttggagatgagttaggtccaagt containing:
- the LOC140807115 gene encoding uncharacterized protein, with the protein product MNLLDKSPRVAGFLDSALPATPSSVGCSSSTGVEEKESCRAVNVDHDTANLSCSPCIVSQTPDEGPIFNLEKLELTSYASVSSLICDLLQSNDLSSRVSNYLGANSMNKLLLWKVDALKALEITETEIDLLETELKSLIPCPGVSCPHLDASSLQPRKFYLKPCKEQGTASNFSQRPTPLRLVSSGDMIVENTPGAVEDEYVRLKSEIFDSPCSATSKYVEASPSGDDVYPSQTTQGFVNLDVKNPSNLNEKYVGNGLCEEENIDCAEEYCGSTCINSCSDLARVMDDHICDIYDSILASNRVNANGASEVLNKLLPSKQCMTGSEVSCRPSIPSSVKKKYFMRKQFLRFKEKVLTIKYKLFQHFWIEGRLLSVWKLQAKSHKKVDLLGHKKHRCGRSRICSPAGSSRTVPAEDVVDFVSGLLSESSFKPCRNALKMPALILDKKEMRMSRFITSNGLVEDPCAVEKERFMINTWTPAEREIFIDKLATFGKDFRKIASFLDHKTIADCVEFYYKNHKSDSFEKARKKPEAVKQCKSQSTRYLVASRKRWNRESVAASLDILGEASAIAANADGIENQKGTSRFSFGASSAYKAPRSYDDQAQRSNSLDFYGNEREAVAADVLAGICGSLSSEAMSSCVTSSFDPGDGYQDSRCQRVGFSVKRSLNPEITQIVDDECSDESCGEMDPSDWTDVEKSIFMQAVSSYGKDFGMISRCVRTRSRDQCKLFFSKSRKCLGLDMILPGFHNAVSGDVNEGGSDIEDASVVETGSIIYNEGSGGKTEENLRSPGWKSSHASNVKSGTPSLKPDSKRCEELNGLNSPDPMDAELGVNSLLLDNPQLDDKPFSGFNGQNGATDVTVPVKEIGIMGVSSVAESLPGVEEADDNDLPYGSTRTEKMTLTQISDPHRGKENEGSDLLLAEDKSPYRKVEEKEADSAEVSGTDWSVTKMKSESQHTGSASRSSVDVHSSMQVDNVSGCQKKADLLSTTEDTSHIHSVPQDGHLASLRSSTLFSVPIKYQKLSYHNALPSVGNIGADDDHCDCQWQHISGHSLSDHVESSQILRGYPVSVPTMNEEVNGCVGCQKTVLPQDASLPDGNLHTGHHAERLLKKCDSSGHHNVEVTSSS